One genomic segment of Drosophila melanogaster chromosome 3R includes these proteins:
- the wrd gene encoding well-rounded, isoform C, producing the protein MGKDNQISVIYAPLQANKLKDNTPPYDAPPPTPISKVLNITGTPIVRKEKRQTSARYNASKNCELTALIPLNEKTAASEREELFIQKIQQCCTLFDFSEPLSDLKFKEVKRAALHEMVDFLTNQNGVITEVIYPEAINMFAVNLFRTLPPSSNPNGAEFDPEEDEPTLESSWPHLQLVYELFLRFLESPDFQPSMAKRFIDHQFVLQLLDLFDSEDPRERDFLKTVLHRIYGKFLGLRAFIRKQINNVFYRFIYETEHHNGIAELLEILGSIINGFALPLKEEHKQFLLKVLLPLHKAKSLSVYHPQLTYCVVQFLEKDPSLSEAVIKSLLKFWPKTHSPKEVMFLNELEELLDVIEPAEFQKVMVPLFRQIAKCVSSPHFQVAERALYYWNNEYIMSLITDNSAVILPIMFPALNRNSKTHWNKTIHGLIYNALKLFMEIDQRLFDECSKNYKQEKQMEREKLSQREELWQQVESLAKTNPEWTKARRFNDCLPVSDSRALCDQYSENSDSAYDQSEQRARQPPPPLPPQKQAHQEPREVRQALATLTTLNNY; encoded by the exons ATGGGAAAAGATAATCAGATAAGTGTCATTTATGCCCCTTTGCAGGCTAACAAACTCAAGGACAACACACCACCGTACGATGCACCGCCGCCCACGCCGATCAGCAAGGTCCTGAACATCACCGGCACCCCGATCGTTCGCAAGGAGAAGCGCCAGACCAGCGCCCGGTACAATGCCTCCAAGAACTGCGAACTGACGGCCCTCATTCCGCTAAACGAGA AGACCGCCGCCAGTGAACGTGAGGAGCTGTTCATACAGAAGATCCAGCAATGCTGCACACTGTTCGACTTCTCCGAGCCGCTCAGCGACCTCAAGTTCAAGGAGGTGAAGCGGGCGGCTCTGCACGAAATGGTCGATTTCCTCACCAACCAAAATGGCGTAATAACCGAAGTTATTTACCCGGAGGCGATCAATATG TTTGCTGTCAACCTTTTCCGAACTCTGCCGCCATCGTCCAACCCGAATGGTGCCGAATTCGATCCGGAGGAGGATGAGCCCACGTTGGAGTCCTCGTGGCCGCATCTGCAACTCGTTTACGAGCTGTTCTTGCGCTTCTTGGAGTCACCAGATTTTCAACCAAGCATGGCAAAACGTTTTATCGACCATCAATTTGTATTACAACTATTGGATTTATTCGATTCGGAGGATCCACGTGAACGTGATTTCCTGAAGACTGTTTTACATCGCATCTATGGAAAATTTTTGGGCTTGAGAGCATTTATTAGAAAGCAGATCAACAATGTCTTTTACAG atttatttatgaaacGGAGCATCATAATGGCATAGccgaattgttggaaatcctgGGTAGCATTATCAATGGCTTTGCTCTGCCGCTTAAGGAGGagcataaacaatttttactTAAGGTATTGCTGCCATTGCACAAAGCCAAGAGCCTCTCGGTCTACCATCCGCAGCTCACCTATTGTGTGGTGCAGTTCCTGGAGAAGGATCCTAGCTTATCGGAGGCGGTCATCAA AAGCCTACTTAAATTTTGGCCCAAGACGCACAGTCCCAAGGAGGTTATGTTTTTGAacgagctggaggagctgttGGACGTAATTGAGCCGGCCGAGTTCCAGAAGGTGATGGTGCCGCTGTTCCGCCAAATAGCCAAGTGCGTCTCTTCGCCTCATTTCCAGGTGGCCGAACGTGCGTTGTACTATTGGAACAACGAGTACATTATGTCGCTGATAACGGATAACTCGGCGGTGATATTACCCATTATGTTCCCAGCGCTCAATCGCAACTCAAAGACGCACTGGAACAAGACCATCCATGGTCTGATCTACAATGCACTCAAGCTGTTCATGGAGATAGATCAGCGGCTTTTTGACGAGTGCAGCAAGAACTACAAGCAAGAGAAGCAGAT GGAGCGTGAGAAGCTGTCGCAAAGGGAGGAGCTCTGGCAACAGGTGGAGAGCTTGGCCAAGACCAACCCGGAGTGGACAAAGGCGCGCCGGTTTAACGACTGCCTGCCGGTCAGCGACAGCCGGGCCCTGTGCGATCAATATAGTGAGAACAGCGATTCAGCGTATGATCAGAGCGAGCAGAGGGCGCGCCAGCCGCCGCCTCCGCTGCCGCCACAGAAACAGGCGCACCAGGAGCCCCGAGAGGTGAGACAGGCACTTGCCACATTAACAACACTAAACAACTACTAA
- the wrd gene encoding well-rounded, isoform B, which yields MVFGAMLLTGNGLKGPKQQQQQHQQEPQQQQQQSQQQQQEQKKPAPIKSSSKEQETQPIAAGYYALGIRIPKSPSFHSGLDQLADDELDDQVQDQQQEQQQTGSRFRFSSVEELKAKFEGRKTPLSPPEAAAGGAAGSGAPTTSSSPSSSSTSSNSSASALSSLSQAASSSLASAAANSSASSSAATYGGGANSAAAALIASSPFGSQSSTSSLSLSSNAGMSKNAAGAGSGSGSGTTSTGAASGSNSLVSTLAQHFSAATSAAASAAAAAASSASAASSSSASSSSTATNNAASSSIAASKSPVSAAAAIKNILNATKSVGTSAAAAAAAAATSSSSSPSSAAAVPSSAATAVAAVPTTSDVPAEEMRPTVAQNLVGGISISLGIGQRNGGAAPASSAVMVTPNATMVVTTSSLSIRQNGDILPGHPAGLQPSPQTLQQLTGSPGRARDRNLFYTPPTASVAMALPALRETAASEREELFIQKIQQCCTLFDFSEPLSDLKFKEVKRAALHEMVDFLTNQNGVITEVIYPEAINMFAVNLFRTLPPSSNPNGAEFDPEEDEPTLESSWPHLQLVYELFLRFLESPDFQPSMAKRFIDHQFVLQLLDLFDSEDPRERDFLKTVLHRIYGKFLGLRAFIRKQINNVFYRFIYETEHHNGIAELLEILGSIINGFALPLKEEHKQFLLKVLLPLHKAKSLSVYHPQLTYCVVQFLEKDPSLSEAVIKSLLKFWPKTHSPKEVMFLNELEELLDVIEPAEFQKVMVPLFRQIAKCVSSPHFQVAERALYYWNNEYIMSLITDNSAVILPIMFPALNRNSKTHWNKTIHGLIYNALKLFMEIDQRLFDECSKNYKQEKQMEREKLSQREELWQQVESLAKTNPEWTKARRFNDCLPVSDSRALCDQYSENSDSAYDQSEQRARQPPPPLPPQKQAHQEPREIRGERNKDKPLLRRKSDLPSDSGTVKALNEHKRTDEYLTTPPPDGNY from the exons ATGGTCTTCGGTGCTATGTTGCTGACGGGCAACGGGCTCAAAGGTcccaaacagcagcaacagcaacatcagcaggagccgcagcagcagcagcagcaatcgcaacagcagcagcaagagcaaAAGAAACCGGCGCCCATTAAATCCTCCAGCAAGGAGCAGGAAACGCAGCCCATTGCAGCCGGGTATTATGCCCTCGGCATACGCATACCCAAATCTCCATCGTTTCACAGCGGCCTAGATCAGCTGGCCGACGACGAGTTGGACGATCAGGTGCAggatcagcagcaggagcagcaacagaCCGGCAGCCGATTCAGGTTTAGCAGCGTGGAGGAGCTAAAGGCCAAGTTCGAGGGGCGGAAAACGCCCCTCTCACCGCcagaggcagcagcaggaggagcagccggATCCGGAGCACCCACCACATCCTCCTCACCATCGTCCTCGTCCACCAGCTCCAATTCGTCGGCCTCGGCCCTGTCCTCGCTTTCACAGGCGGCCTCATCCTCGCTAGCCTCGGCGGCTGCTAACTCCTCGGCCTCATCCTCGGCCGCCACATACGGTGGTGGAGCGAATTCGGCTGCAGCTGCACTGATTGCCTCCTCGCCATTTGGATCGCAGTCCTCCACTTCTTCGCTCTCGCTATCCTCGAATGCCGGCATGTCGAAGAACGCGGCAGGAGcaggatctggatctggatctggaaCAACGTCAACGGGCGCTGCTAGCGGCAGCAATTCACTTGTGTCCACTTTGGCACAACATTTCTCGGCGGCCACATCCGCCGCAGCATCGGCGGCAGCCGCTGCGGCATCCTCTGCCTCGGCGGCGTCCTCCTCGTCAGCTTCCTCCTCATCCACCGCCACCAACAACGCAGCCAGCAGCTCCATCGCCGCCAGCAAG TCACCTGTGAGCGCGGCCGCGGCCATAAAGAACATACTGAATGCCACCAAGAGTGTGGGTACTAgtgctgcggcggcggcagcagcggcggccacctcctcctcatcatccCCATCCTCTGCGGCGGCTGTGCCGTCgtccgccgccaccgccgtcGCCGCTGTTCCCACCACCAGCGATGTGCCCGCAGAGGAGATGCGTCCGACGGTGGCCCAGAATCTGGTGGGCGGCATTAGCATCTCATTGGGAATTGGCCAGCGCAATGGCGGCGCAGCACCTGCGTCATCAGCAGTAATGGTGACACCTAACGCCACCATGGTGGTGACCACATCGAGCCTAAGCATCCGGCAGAACGGTGACATACTGCCGGGTCATCCGGCGGGTCTTCAGCCCTCGCCCCAGACGCTCCAACAGCTGACGGGCAGTCCGGGAAGGGCTCGCGACCGGAATCTATTCTACACGCCACCCACCGCTTCGGTTGCCATGGCGCTGCCTGCACTGCGAG AGACCGCCGCCAGTGAACGTGAGGAGCTGTTCATACAGAAGATCCAGCAATGCTGCACACTGTTCGACTTCTCCGAGCCGCTCAGCGACCTCAAGTTCAAGGAGGTGAAGCGGGCGGCTCTGCACGAAATGGTCGATTTCCTCACCAACCAAAATGGCGTAATAACCGAAGTTATTTACCCGGAGGCGATCAATATG TTTGCTGTCAACCTTTTCCGAACTCTGCCGCCATCGTCCAACCCGAATGGTGCCGAATTCGATCCGGAGGAGGATGAGCCCACGTTGGAGTCCTCGTGGCCGCATCTGCAACTCGTTTACGAGCTGTTCTTGCGCTTCTTGGAGTCACCAGATTTTCAACCAAGCATGGCAAAACGTTTTATCGACCATCAATTTGTATTACAACTATTGGATTTATTCGATTCGGAGGATCCACGTGAACGTGATTTCCTGAAGACTGTTTTACATCGCATCTATGGAAAATTTTTGGGCTTGAGAGCATTTATTAGAAAGCAGATCAACAATGTCTTTTACAG atttatttatgaaacGGAGCATCATAATGGCATAGccgaattgttggaaatcctgGGTAGCATTATCAATGGCTTTGCTCTGCCGCTTAAGGAGGagcataaacaatttttactTAAGGTATTGCTGCCATTGCACAAAGCCAAGAGCCTCTCGGTCTACCATCCGCAGCTCACCTATTGTGTGGTGCAGTTCCTGGAGAAGGATCCTAGCTTATCGGAGGCGGTCATCAA AAGCCTACTTAAATTTTGGCCCAAGACGCACAGTCCCAAGGAGGTTATGTTTTTGAacgagctggaggagctgttGGACGTAATTGAGCCGGCCGAGTTCCAGAAGGTGATGGTGCCGCTGTTCCGCCAAATAGCCAAGTGCGTCTCTTCGCCTCATTTCCAGGTGGCCGAACGTGCGTTGTACTATTGGAACAACGAGTACATTATGTCGCTGATAACGGATAACTCGGCGGTGATATTACCCATTATGTTCCCAGCGCTCAATCGCAACTCAAAGACGCACTGGAACAAGACCATCCATGGTCTGATCTACAATGCACTCAAGCTGTTCATGGAGATAGATCAGCGGCTTTTTGACGAGTGCAGCAAGAACTACAAGCAAGAGAAGCAGAT GGAGCGTGAGAAGCTGTCGCAAAGGGAGGAGCTCTGGCAACAGGTGGAGAGCTTGGCCAAGACCAACCCGGAGTGGACAAAGGCGCGCCGGTTTAACGACTGCCTGCCGGTCAGCGACAGCCGGGCCCTGTGCGATCAATATAGTGAGAACAGCGATTCAGCGTATGATCAGAGCGAGCAGAGGGCGCGCCAGCCGCCGCCTCCGCTGCCGCCACAGAAACAGGCGCACCAGGAGCCCCGAGAG ATTCGTGGCGAACGGAACAAGGACAAGCCGCTGCTGCGCCGGAAATCGGACCTGCCATCGGACAGTGGAACCGTGAAGGCGCTAAACGAGCACAAGCGGACGGATGAGTACCTCACAACGCCGCCGCCGGATGGAAACTACTAG
- the wrd gene encoding well-rounded, isoform A, with translation MVFGAMLLTGNGLKGPKQQQQQHQQEPQQQQQQSQQQQQEQKKPAPIKSSSKEQETQPIAAGYYALGIRIPKSPSFHSGLDQLADDELDDQVQDQQQEQQQTGSRFRFSSVEELKAKFEGRKTPLSPPEAAAGGAAGSGAPTTSSSPSSSSTSSNSSASALSSLSQAASSSLASAAANSSASSSAATYGGGANSAAAALIASSPFGSQSSTSSLSLSSNAGMSKNAAGAGSGSGSGTTSTGAASGSNSLVSTLAQHFSAATSAAASAAAAAASSASAASSSSASSSSTATNNAASSSIAASKSPVSAAAAIKNILNATKSVGTSAAAAAAAAATSSSSSPSSAAAVPSSAATAVAAVPTTSDVPAEEMRPTVAQNLVGGISISLGIGQRNGGAAPASSAVMVTPNATMVVTTSSLSIRQNGDILPGHPAGLQPSPQTLQQLTGSPGRARDRNLFYTPPTASVAMALPALRETAASEREELFIQKIQQCCTLFDFSEPLSDLKFKEVKRAALHEMVDFLTNQNGVITEVIYPEAINMFAVNLFRTLPPSSNPNGAEFDPEEDEPTLESSWPHLQLVYELFLRFLESPDFQPSMAKRFIDHQFVLQLLDLFDSEDPRERDFLKTVLHRIYGKFLGLRAFIRKQINNVFYRFIYETEHHNGIAELLEILGSIINGFALPLKEEHKQFLLKVLLPLHKAKSLSVYHPQLTYCVVQFLEKDPSLSEAVIKSLLKFWPKTHSPKEVMFLNELEELLDVIEPAEFQKVMVPLFRQIAKCVSSPHFQVAERALYYWNNEYIMSLITDNSAVILPIMFPALNRNSKTHWNKTIHGLIYNALKLFMEIDQRLFDECSKNYKQEKQMEREKLSQREELWQQVESLAKTNPEWTKARRFNDCLPVSDSRALCDQYSENSDSAYDQSEQRARQPPPPLPPQKQAHQEPREVRQALATLTTLNNY, from the exons ATGGTCTTCGGTGCTATGTTGCTGACGGGCAACGGGCTCAAAGGTcccaaacagcagcaacagcaacatcagcaggagccgcagcagcagcagcagcaatcgcaacagcagcagcaagagcaaAAGAAACCGGCGCCCATTAAATCCTCCAGCAAGGAGCAGGAAACGCAGCCCATTGCAGCCGGGTATTATGCCCTCGGCATACGCATACCCAAATCTCCATCGTTTCACAGCGGCCTAGATCAGCTGGCCGACGACGAGTTGGACGATCAGGTGCAggatcagcagcaggagcagcaacagaCCGGCAGCCGATTCAGGTTTAGCAGCGTGGAGGAGCTAAAGGCCAAGTTCGAGGGGCGGAAAACGCCCCTCTCACCGCcagaggcagcagcaggaggagcagccggATCCGGAGCACCCACCACATCCTCCTCACCATCGTCCTCGTCCACCAGCTCCAATTCGTCGGCCTCGGCCCTGTCCTCGCTTTCACAGGCGGCCTCATCCTCGCTAGCCTCGGCGGCTGCTAACTCCTCGGCCTCATCCTCGGCCGCCACATACGGTGGTGGAGCGAATTCGGCTGCAGCTGCACTGATTGCCTCCTCGCCATTTGGATCGCAGTCCTCCACTTCTTCGCTCTCGCTATCCTCGAATGCCGGCATGTCGAAGAACGCGGCAGGAGcaggatctggatctggatctggaaCAACGTCAACGGGCGCTGCTAGCGGCAGCAATTCACTTGTGTCCACTTTGGCACAACATTTCTCGGCGGCCACATCCGCCGCAGCATCGGCGGCAGCCGCTGCGGCATCCTCTGCCTCGGCGGCGTCCTCCTCGTCAGCTTCCTCCTCATCCACCGCCACCAACAACGCAGCCAGCAGCTCCATCGCCGCCAGCAAG TCACCTGTGAGCGCGGCCGCGGCCATAAAGAACATACTGAATGCCACCAAGAGTGTGGGTACTAgtgctgcggcggcggcagcagcggcggccacctcctcctcatcatccCCATCCTCTGCGGCGGCTGTGCCGTCgtccgccgccaccgccgtcGCCGCTGTTCCCACCACCAGCGATGTGCCCGCAGAGGAGATGCGTCCGACGGTGGCCCAGAATCTGGTGGGCGGCATTAGCATCTCATTGGGAATTGGCCAGCGCAATGGCGGCGCAGCACCTGCGTCATCAGCAGTAATGGTGACACCTAACGCCACCATGGTGGTGACCACATCGAGCCTAAGCATCCGGCAGAACGGTGACATACTGCCGGGTCATCCGGCGGGTCTTCAGCCCTCGCCCCAGACGCTCCAACAGCTGACGGGCAGTCCGGGAAGGGCTCGCGACCGGAATCTATTCTACACGCCACCCACCGCTTCGGTTGCCATGGCGCTGCCTGCACTGCGAG AGACCGCCGCCAGTGAACGTGAGGAGCTGTTCATACAGAAGATCCAGCAATGCTGCACACTGTTCGACTTCTCCGAGCCGCTCAGCGACCTCAAGTTCAAGGAGGTGAAGCGGGCGGCTCTGCACGAAATGGTCGATTTCCTCACCAACCAAAATGGCGTAATAACCGAAGTTATTTACCCGGAGGCGATCAATATG TTTGCTGTCAACCTTTTCCGAACTCTGCCGCCATCGTCCAACCCGAATGGTGCCGAATTCGATCCGGAGGAGGATGAGCCCACGTTGGAGTCCTCGTGGCCGCATCTGCAACTCGTTTACGAGCTGTTCTTGCGCTTCTTGGAGTCACCAGATTTTCAACCAAGCATGGCAAAACGTTTTATCGACCATCAATTTGTATTACAACTATTGGATTTATTCGATTCGGAGGATCCACGTGAACGTGATTTCCTGAAGACTGTTTTACATCGCATCTATGGAAAATTTTTGGGCTTGAGAGCATTTATTAGAAAGCAGATCAACAATGTCTTTTACAG atttatttatgaaacGGAGCATCATAATGGCATAGccgaattgttggaaatcctgGGTAGCATTATCAATGGCTTTGCTCTGCCGCTTAAGGAGGagcataaacaatttttactTAAGGTATTGCTGCCATTGCACAAAGCCAAGAGCCTCTCGGTCTACCATCCGCAGCTCACCTATTGTGTGGTGCAGTTCCTGGAGAAGGATCCTAGCTTATCGGAGGCGGTCATCAA AAGCCTACTTAAATTTTGGCCCAAGACGCACAGTCCCAAGGAGGTTATGTTTTTGAacgagctggaggagctgttGGACGTAATTGAGCCGGCCGAGTTCCAGAAGGTGATGGTGCCGCTGTTCCGCCAAATAGCCAAGTGCGTCTCTTCGCCTCATTTCCAGGTGGCCGAACGTGCGTTGTACTATTGGAACAACGAGTACATTATGTCGCTGATAACGGATAACTCGGCGGTGATATTACCCATTATGTTCCCAGCGCTCAATCGCAACTCAAAGACGCACTGGAACAAGACCATCCATGGTCTGATCTACAATGCACTCAAGCTGTTCATGGAGATAGATCAGCGGCTTTTTGACGAGTGCAGCAAGAACTACAAGCAAGAGAAGCAGAT GGAGCGTGAGAAGCTGTCGCAAAGGGAGGAGCTCTGGCAACAGGTGGAGAGCTTGGCCAAGACCAACCCGGAGTGGACAAAGGCGCGCCGGTTTAACGACTGCCTGCCGGTCAGCGACAGCCGGGCCCTGTGCGATCAATATAGTGAGAACAGCGATTCAGCGTATGATCAGAGCGAGCAGAGGGCGCGCCAGCCGCCGCCTCCGCTGCCGCCACAGAAACAGGCGCACCAGGAGCCCCGAGAGGTGAGACAGGCACTTGCCACATTAACAACACTAAACAACTACTAA
- the wrd gene encoding well-rounded, isoform I: protein MVDFLTNQNGVITEVIYPEAINMFAVNLFRTLPPSSNPNGAEFDPEEDEPTLESSWPHLQLVYELFLRFLESPDFQPSMAKRFIDHQFVLQLLDLFDSEDPRERDFLKTVLHRIYGKFLGLRAFIRKQINNVFYRFIYETEHHNGIAELLEILGSIINGFALPLKEEHKQFLLKVLLPLHKAKSLSVYHPQLTYCVVQFLEKDPSLSEAVIKSLLKFWPKTHSPKEVMFLNELEELLDVIEPAEFQKVMVPLFRQIAKCVSSPHFQVAERALYYWNNEYIMSLITDNSAVILPIMFPALNRNSKTHWNKTIHGLIYNALKLFMEIDQRLFDECSKNYKQEKQMEREKLSQREELWQQVESLAKTNPEWTKARRFNDCLPVSDSRALCDQYSENSDSAYDQSEQRARQPPPPLPPQKQAHQEPREVRQALATLTTLNNY from the exons ATGGTCGATTTCCTCACCAACCAAAATGGCGTAATAACCGAAGTTATTTACCCGGAGGCGATCAATATG TTTGCTGTCAACCTTTTCCGAACTCTGCCGCCATCGTCCAACCCGAATGGTGCCGAATTCGATCCGGAGGAGGATGAGCCCACGTTGGAGTCCTCGTGGCCGCATCTGCAACTCGTTTACGAGCTGTTCTTGCGCTTCTTGGAGTCACCAGATTTTCAACCAAGCATGGCAAAACGTTTTATCGACCATCAATTTGTATTACAACTATTGGATTTATTCGATTCGGAGGATCCACGTGAACGTGATTTCCTGAAGACTGTTTTACATCGCATCTATGGAAAATTTTTGGGCTTGAGAGCATTTATTAGAAAGCAGATCAACAATGTCTTTTACAG atttatttatgaaacGGAGCATCATAATGGCATAGccgaattgttggaaatcctgGGTAGCATTATCAATGGCTTTGCTCTGCCGCTTAAGGAGGagcataaacaatttttactTAAGGTATTGCTGCCATTGCACAAAGCCAAGAGCCTCTCGGTCTACCATCCGCAGCTCACCTATTGTGTGGTGCAGTTCCTGGAGAAGGATCCTAGCTTATCGGAGGCGGTCATCAA AAGCCTACTTAAATTTTGGCCCAAGACGCACAGTCCCAAGGAGGTTATGTTTTTGAacgagctggaggagctgttGGACGTAATTGAGCCGGCCGAGTTCCAGAAGGTGATGGTGCCGCTGTTCCGCCAAATAGCCAAGTGCGTCTCTTCGCCTCATTTCCAGGTGGCCGAACGTGCGTTGTACTATTGGAACAACGAGTACATTATGTCGCTGATAACGGATAACTCGGCGGTGATATTACCCATTATGTTCCCAGCGCTCAATCGCAACTCAAAGACGCACTGGAACAAGACCATCCATGGTCTGATCTACAATGCACTCAAGCTGTTCATGGAGATAGATCAGCGGCTTTTTGACGAGTGCAGCAAGAACTACAAGCAAGAGAAGCAGAT GGAGCGTGAGAAGCTGTCGCAAAGGGAGGAGCTCTGGCAACAGGTGGAGAGCTTGGCCAAGACCAACCCGGAGTGGACAAAGGCGCGCCGGTTTAACGACTGCCTGCCGGTCAGCGACAGCCGGGCCCTGTGCGATCAATATAGTGAGAACAGCGATTCAGCGTATGATCAGAGCGAGCAGAGGGCGCGCCAGCCGCCGCCTCCGCTGCCGCCACAGAAACAGGCGCACCAGGAGCCCCGAGAGGTGAGACAGGCACTTGCCACATTAACAACACTAAACAACTACTAA